The window GTCGACCACGTTGCCCTGGTTCAGATAGACGAAGCCACCGTCATCGCTGACACGCTGATGGCCGAGCAGGAAGGCGTTGGCACCCAGGGTATAGGTGAACATGGCGCTCCAGGTCTTGTTATCGACCTCGCCCGGGTTCTTGGCGAAACCACCGTTGTTATTGAACCGATAGCCCGCATCGCCGTTCTTGCCGTCGGAGCTGCTGTCGAAATAGCGCAGGTCAGTCTTGAAGGACTGGTTGGCGCTAATCGGGAAGACGTGTACCAGGCCAAGGAAGTTCTGCTTGTAGTAGTCTTCCAGGTTCGCGTAGTAGTACTGCAGGGTGAGGTCTTTGGTGACCTTCCAGTCCGCACCGGCGTAACGGAATTTGTTGCTTTCCTCGGTACCGCCCGCCACTGCCAGGCCGGTGGTGTTGGACGAGGCGCGACCCGCTGCGTGCTCGAACTGGCCCACGTTGAAGGTGAAGTTGTCGATTTCCTTCGAGGTGATGGTGCCACCTTCAAAGGTCTGTGGCAGCAGACGGCTGTCGTTCGCGACCAGAATCGGCATGTTCGGTTGCAGAGCGCCACCCAGGTGAGCCTCGGTCTTCGAGAAGCGCGCCTTGACGTTACCTGCCACGCGGCTCCACGGGTCCGATGCCGAACCATCGGAATCGCTTGGGAAGAATGTGTTGCTGTCCGGGTGATGACCGCGGCCACCGTCCAGATGGATGCCGACGAGTGCCTGGGCGTCGAAACCAAATCCAACAACACCTTGCGTGAAGCCAGACAGGAAATCGAACTTCAGGCCTTCAGCGGTTTCTCGCTGATCGTTTGCAGTCCCTTCACGGGTGTCCGCGTTGTAATACATGGTTCGGGAACTGACAGAAGCCTTGCTGTCTTCGATGAAACCCGCGGCGCCTGCCTGCTGCGCCAATACCCCTACGGCCACGGCCAGGGCCAAGGTGGACTTGTTCATTGTTTAGCTCCTCTCGTTTCTAATTCTTGTGTTCCTGGCCCTGGGTCGAATGCCCCGGATCCTAAGATTCGCGATTAGCGCCAGACCGTGACCCACAAGTCAATCGTAACTATGTGTGTCTACGACCATGGTCTAATCCCCGGTGTTGTGGTCCTTGCAGGGTCATGAGTTCGTCATAAACCCAAAAAGAATTGGTCTATTCTTTTTTCATACCTTTTAGGAATTTAGCTCACTGCCATTCGTCGTCCCGGGCCAGAGCGGTCGACTCACAAACTAATTCCTAAAAGGTATTTTTTTGCCTTTTTTTAGATCGATTAGCTTTGACGCAATTCGGAAACAATCCCCTACCGAAAGGCGATGCCATGACGACCAAACGCGCACTATCCAGACCAATTGTTACAGTTTGTGTATCGGCTTTATGTTCGCTCAGCGCGCAAGCGGCGAACCTCACGGTCGGCTATCAAACCGGCATCGATCCCAGCAAAATCCCCCAAGCCGATGGGGTCTACGAAAAGACCATAGGCAAGAAAATCGACTGGTGTCGTTTCAACAGCGGCGTGGAAGCGTGGCGACATTGATGGCGCGTTTGTCTGATCGCCGGCACTGGGGGAG is drawn from Pseudomonas sp. 31-12 and contains these coding sequences:
- a CDS encoding OprD family porin → MNKSTLALAVAVGVLAQQAGAAGFIEDSKASVSSRTMYYNADTREGTANDQRETAEGLKFDFLSGFTQGVVGFGFDAQALVGIHLDGGRGHHPDSNTFFPSDSDGSASDPWSRVAGNVKARFSKTEAHLGGALQPNMPILVANDSRLLPQTFEGGTITSKEIDNFTFNVGQFEHAAGRASSNTTGLAVAGGTEESNKFRYAGADWKVTKDLTLQYYYANLEDYYKQNFLGLVHVFPISANQSFKTDLRYFDSSSDGKNGDAGYRFNNNGGFAKNPGEVDNKTWSAMFTYTLGANAFLLGHQRVSDDGGFVYLNQGNVVDSNGRNEGAGGTSFYLFTDAMVNGFVRAGENTTFGQYTYDFASLGVPGLKASAAYLRGDNIKATNGVGKDQTEWERDLRVDYVIQTGALKGFGTTLRHGTYRGDTNISAQDQTRLIFNYTYQFL